CACCAGCAAAAACACTAATTCTCGACGTGCAAGTGGCATACTATCTAACAGATGAATAGTTAGACCACAGAATTGGATGCAAAAAGGAGGGATAATTTGGAAAATGCTTATTGCTGTTGGTCATGTTAAATGCCACTTGATCAAGATTCATAAGTAATATTAAAGTACTGTTGTTCCAACCAAGGAAACAATGTAAGGGGAAAAGAGACATGGAAGAGTGGCAGTGTTGCAGTTAAAGAATGCAatcattcttcttcttcttctccttcttcttctttgtggTCAGCTTCTGCTTTCCAGtactaataatttattgatagCAGTGGAAGGATACAAGTAGACTTGATATCATTATTTCATCATGGGCAAATGTAACTTTCAGTTGGAAATGCTGATTACAGAAATGGACGTGCCACAAAGAAGTATTGAATTTCCTTAAACACAGTTGCACCTGTACCTGAGTGTACCCCAAAGATGTCTGTCTTGTATAGTGTATTGTATTTTGGAATATAAAATGAGGTCAGGGATAAGAAATTCTTCCCTAAACTTTTCTAAGGATAATAATTAATCCCAAAAGTGTATTGCCCTTAGTAGGCACTTAATTGCCTTGAATAATGCTCAAAGGGTGTACTTAAAGACACAGATATATTATGTTCAGAATGTAAGGTTATGTTCGGCTAGCAATATATTGTTAATTTTCATACATTCGTGGAAAGTGGTGTTCATTTTCAAGTGTTAAAATTCGTTCATTccgaaatttaaaatttaagaagCCCAAGATTGGTCTTAAGGGGCTTTTAATGTCAGGAAAgtttcaagaaaaataaaatgttatatTCGAATTCAGCAAATGATTTTGCGGAAATTGTCACAAGATTATTAAACTGAATATTGCCTTAAAGGTCTTTACGACACCCCTCATTTTGCTGGAGATCAGAGTCACTCCAGTCTATTATTTTGCAAGTCAAAGTTCCTTGTTCTTGCAATGAAATCTTTTCTTGTGAGATTAATTGAAAATATAAAACTAGAGTGAACTGAGATGTAAGCTTTTAAAATGAAGGAAGAGTTGACGCTCTTTAGGCGCTTTCAATGTTCTTTGCCATTTCCGTTCGgtttcaacaaaaaaacaaatataaaagaCAAGGCAATAAAAGAGAGGGAAGGCTCCAATCTCTGTGAGAAACTTTGAGACAACTCTTCACCCTAAAGGTCTAAACTAAGGTTAAATAATTATAAGAAGACAACGACCACAAGATACTTACACATGTTACTTCAAGATGCGAGTTCAAGGACGTCCATTTGAAGTTCTCTGGAGTACAGCACCTTGTCCCTTCCTTGCTGAGTCCACTaccgataaaaaaaaatattattaatccTAAAAATATCGAAAGACAGAACTGAAAGAAAAGGATACCCCACCCTTATTTAGCTTTTCATAGCTTCAATAGTCCATGTACCCCAGTTAAAAACTTCAAGGAATAACATATTTTCCTCAGCTTAAAAAGGTTCTAAGTAACATTTTGTTAAGTTgaggaaagcaaaaaaaaacagagaggGAGGACACATCCCACCCCTCCCTATAAAGTAGAGAAATGCCACCCGCGTATTTTCCCGCCAAAAGtgataaatcttgaaaaagtggCGAAAGTTTTTGCCAAATTTACGACTTTTAGTgtgtttttatattttcttccgCTAAAATCCTAAAACATCGGATTTGTTTTTAACATTTGTGTGGCAAAAGTTTGCTCTTAACGCAATTTAGAAGGCCAAAAAAGTTTCGCGGCCAAGtattaaaacaaaacagagcgaccgacaaaatttcaattttgctCCAAGAAGTTTTCGCTTAATTGGTAAGCAAGTATTAAACTAAACGATTGGGCAtgtaaaaaagagaaagagaaacctCTCCTATTTGCAACTAATATATTCGCAGATGGATGCCGGAGTGAATGAAATTCAATGTTATTCCAGGTTTTTAGAATGACACAGAATGCTAAAGTGAAGCGAGTTTGTTTGGATAACCTGCTACAAGATTTCACGCTATGGCAAAAGGTGagggaaaaaatctcgagtacAATTTGGTTTCGTAGCTTCATAATGTCgaattttttaaattcataTTTATCTGTACATTCATGATTTTCCCACGCCCTTCTTTCTTCATAGTTCAGTTGTCTGTTCTGTGTGAAAGCACTCACAGTATCACATTGAAAACATGagaacttaaaagaaaaagcagAAGAGATCGGAATAAAACTATAATGCTTGAATCGAGGCTTCTTGATTTAGTTGTTATAAAACCGAATGACAAAATCTTGCACTTTTGCATTTTGGCACAGAATCTGAGAGATGCAGTTCACGAGAACAACTGTTTGCAAATGGAAATTCGCTCGGTTACAAAGAAACTGCAATCAAGTGAAGAGGCTGAGAAAATTGCAATCCAAGGTAAGACTCAGCAAACAACAGGAAAGAGATACGACAGGTCTACAAATTCGAGATTGAAGCGGGTTACCAATGTAAGGGTCTCACCAACAACTGAATGGTAGAAAAATATATGTGTATCTATTAAGAATTGAACAAAGGACCAACAACACTAATCGCAGTTGAGACTGTTTTGAACGATTATGTGTGCGTTTTGGTCtgctaattcaaaataattgagtGATAGTTCTTTCCCTGGAAAAGGAATTATTTTTTATCGAATTTGAGAATTGCCAATAGCTCGAATTCAAGTTGTTAACAGCCGAATTTCAGCAGAGATTTGGAGGACATCCTTGGATAACTAGATTgttgcaaaaataaaatgtacacaaaaagaaaacgtaTCTGCTTAATTAAAAGTACCTAAAATGCTGATATGCGATCTTTCCCCATAGTTTCAGTCTTGCTAGGTCAGCTAAAATTGTCCTGATTTTGAATTCATGGCTACCTTCCCACAAACTGTAGTTAAACTTAAACGCTatgcattttgttttcaaagaggCTGGGAAATTTAAAGACATGGTAGACAAGTTACAAGAAATTATATCAAAACGCTGTGATGAGGAAGGTAAAAAAGTATACATCCCATCATTTTGATGATTCGAAGGTTGGCAAATATGTGACGAGGAAGTGTTTTTGAATATTCTATCCCATCCAATATTTCAGATGAAAATGAGAAACTAAAAACAGAAATCGCACAACTTAAAAACAAATTGCGCAAGATTGAGGAGGTAACACGTGTTCCATTTCTAACGCGtttccatttttgtttcttgttgccGTTGCTTTTCGCGATTgaggaaattttttcatgttcttTCTTGCTCAATCCCCTCCCCTATTACAATTGAAAGTAGTTTGTCCTCCTCTCAGAGCTTTTTTATACTCTCTGCATTTCAGTCTCACTAAAATTACCCCATAGGATAACGGCACGACCGTTTCGATACCTTCGATCATACACCCGCTCTGCAAGCTTCCCCGAAGGCTTCAGTAACCACTGCTGTTGGGTATCTTACACCTAGATTTCACTTTTAAATAAGAGCAATTTTTCCTCCTTAGGAGCACAAAAAGCAAATTTCTGAAGGGCTAAAGAATCTCGAAACAGCTGATCTTAATCACAAAGAGGAGATCCAGCGAATCAAAAAGGAAACGCTTCAGGAGAGTAAGAAATGACTGCAGTTCAGTCACCCTTGCTTTCCAATAAGAATTGGTGCTAGATTTTTCATAGATGTCTCGTGTATGCACTTACTTTTACTTCCAACAAGAATGATATGGAAATCTAAAAAAGTCTGAAAAAGGTTGATTGGGAAGTCAGGCttgcgtagtggacatcaatcacgccttccacctctgctacaatgttgtatgtggatcgagttcagtcgatctcaacctgacttcgagggtttcctccgggcactccggtttcctccctccgcaaaagtggctcctagtttaattcaatatgcaggaccccattcataacagtacagtgtactgaagtgttatcctgggtaaatattcgaattattattattattattcacggCGTAGGAGGAAGCGTGGCCCAGTGATGATCATCATGGCGCTGGATTTGCAAATTCATACCCCGCTCTGACCACTGACTGGCCGATTTGTTTTCAGTAATAATAGCCTCGAATTCAACTTCACTGTGCTTTGTAGTGAAATTGTGAACTGGCTGCCCACAACTAGTTTGGTACCTTAACGCTCTCAAGTTtcagccgaatttaattcttttagTTAGGAGAGCTTCTTTACTTTACACTGATTCGGTCCATACTCGTTTTGGTATCAGGAAGAAAAATTCCTTTCATGATATCCGGTAATTGTTTGCAGGAAGTTGCCTCTTTGTGTCTTAGACAGGGGCGAGATCTCCAGACTGCAAGAGTTGGTCAAGAAAAAAGAAGGTGAAGCTCAGCAGCTAAATAAACAGTTAGCTGACGCCAATCATGCTAATCACAATGAAATAGTCAAGCTTCACTTGGAGGTGAGATGGGAAAAATGCCCAAAAGATTTTTGAATATTGTGAGAATTAATCAGCTACCAGCTACTGATCCATGCATGTTCTTTCTTATTATATGACTTTGACTTATAGTACGACGCAAAACTGCAGAAACTTCAAAGAAATCGAATCAAGCCGCAGAGTGCACAAACGTCTAATGCCAATAATGAAATATTCAGGAAGGTGCGACCAATGAAATATTTGCTCGAGTTACGTTCATACTATTACCAGAcgaaaaaaattccaaaacgtACTCCCTCTATTCTTTCCATGCAAAGTTAGTCTCCCTTAGTGTCCCTTAGTTTCTTATAAATCTATTAACTTAGGATGCTTAAGCAGGCTTTGAACTTTACATCTCAATTATCACATGCGGTTGAATGGAAGAACAACAACTTTCTGACCTGCGTTTTTCTGTATTCATATAGAAACTGCAATTTGCCAAAGCTGAGGCACAAAAGGAAATTGCTGCACTCAAAACTAAGATATCTGAACTTGAAAGAAAGCTGCAGTCAGCACAACAAATGCCCGCAGCAAGGAGGAAAAGATTTTGAAGAGTCAACAATTTAACTTACAACCAGTTCGGGTAACTTTATCATAATACTTTTAAAGTGCCTGTAACCCCCAAAGTGCCCGCCATATCTGTGATGTTTTAGCgataaaaaaggattgaagtctagctttaacttgggaaagatgtttagtctcgatattttttgaccaactagttgaattttactgaaacagttattcctctcgccttcatggcctctgagtcaatagcccattcggtcttcggcctcatggactattgattcagagcccattcaggctcgaggaataattgttaaatatcccaCAGAGCATATATGCATCGAGCTTTTACAGTCTTTTAGGTTTCACCATTAAAATATGTATCAAAAAACCTTGTAAGAAGGACAGATGAGCTATATGTACTGCTTTTATACGCTTTTGACGTTTGTTACCATTGTTGGCTTTAGCCACGTGTATGAAAGTTTTTTCACGGTGGTGCTAATGCGAAGAGAAACAATCAACACAATCATGTTGTCACCCTTAGGTTGACCGGAGGCAGTAGTTTCAGCATTTTCCCGGTGTTATTTCAAACTTTTTCAATCTCTTGCTTGAATTTGAAGGGATTAAAGTTTTCATTCTATAAGCCCATTACTTCAAATAACCGGCCAATGGGTTGCATCGCGGCATCTGGGTTACACATCGTGTGGAACACAGGTCGTGGATTATACGTACGCTTCCATGTCTAAGGGCATTTATATAACTGAGCCATAAAATAATTCTCCATTTACAATCACTTACAAAAGCTTTCgcctttcaagtcttctcagataagggtGATAAATTAAAGCTCCTCCTCGAAAAAACTTGTCCACTACTACGTCGAACGTTAAAGAACTTGCAAGCGATTGACCGGCCCTTTGACGAAACAAACTTGTTGGCCGGTGTGGTCTTGGGCCTCTCTAAATATTGAATCGCAAAGTGAGGGAGAGAATTTTGCCTTTTGGTATCGATAGGGAGTGGTCAGTGCAGATTCCACAACCTTTATGTTTCGTTACTTATTTCTTCATCAAGTGAGTTGTTAGGTaatatttgcatttgaaaaaaatatagaaGTAAGCGCTAACTCATGCCacaaaattaaacaagtttTTCAGTGACTTAGTTCAAGTTTTTCTGAGATTTGAAGCATACACACAATCCCAACCAAGCAATTTGCTAACAGGTGCAAACCCACCTAAGTCGCATGTAAATGTGCCAGCAATTTCACTAGTCGTTTCAAAAGAAACGGCCAAAAGGTTAGATTTGGACAATACACACGGGCGCACACAAACTGTACAATTTGAAAAAAGAGTAAACTTACCTTGGTAGCACGTGAATCTATAAGCAAGAAGCGCCTTCTTTGGCTTTGTCGACAATATCATGTTATTCAAGAAGCCAGTTGAACGTTGTAAATTAGCATATTTTTTTGCTGGAAGATCGGGAAAAGTCATGTTTAGCACGTACAGTCCGTGCATCGACATTCCATGTTGGATTTGCACGTGTAAGCATTACACATGCGTGGCTGCAATTAAATTCTGATTGATTAAGGTGACAACATGAATCTTCAGTAAAGCCTtatgttacactaggcaattcTAGTTATCTTTATATGTTAGAGCCACCGTTGCGAGGAGTGGAAATAGTTTTACTTTGGGCAACGCCGCTAGCAACGCCGCAACAACTTTTTCAATTGTTGCTTACTGTAACATCATCCCAGCGACTTGTGTCACAACGTCTTTTCGCATCACCCAATAAAACTACTCCTTTCTGCACacgagacaagttgcaagaaacGTTGCCTAGTGTAACACGATTCAAGCAACTTGTTTCGCATCTCACAATTTCTTTCGCAGCAAAAttgacaagttgcacgaaaaattgcctagtgtaacataGGCTTAAGGTCAAAAAAGCTTACTTAAAAACCGGTCTGAGCACGGTAATGAAAATTTTCAAGGAAAGAATGTGgtttttcatttctgtgacCAAACTTTTACGTAGGATGTGGTTTTCGGTTTGCGTCATGAAACAGGACTCACTTCAAGAATACCCGGCCACTGTTACGGTTCACTAATTCGCTACTCCGGTTGTCCCTGATCATTATAAGGTTTTTCCTTAGATCAATTAATTGAGGTGCTCCCTATAATCGCATTTGTCACCTCCAATCATTTGTAGATTAAAATGGCTGTAGGCACATCATCCAATTCACAGTTCCAAGGGCACGAACAGAATACAGTTCCCTCGCCCGCCGTCAGCGCAACCATATCAATTAAAGATTTTGACATTGCTTAATCCAAACCAATGACCGCATTGCCTCTCCAATGCATGCTTTCCTAAAAACAAACCACTATGTTTAATCTAAACTTCCTTAGAGTTTAAACCTACATTTACGAAAACATTGTTCAAATAAATGCGTCTTTTCTACCATGATACTTTTCACTATCAAAATGTTTCTCTTGCACCAGTGATAAGAAGTCAAGGGAATATCTGTTTTATCCTCTTTCTGTAAAATATCTGATCGAAAAGGTTCTAATCCGGAAGCCGGTATTCGCCATTCTCTACTGAAGCAGTATGGGGCTGGCAGAGCATTTCTTGACTCTTTGTTTAAATTCTCCTTATTTTTAAACTGCAGGAACACAAGTTGAACATTTGCTTAATAATCCGCCCAATTAGCACTGAAGGAGTACCGGGACTGCGGCACTGTGGAACTGCGGAACTGCGGGACGAGTATAGATGACTATTTGGTCAGATATTCGCTATTTGTCCACTGAGGGAAGTGCTGTTTGGCTATTCCCCTAGAAAATCGACTTTTCTTAAGTGCGGGACAATGGGAACACAAGTTGAACGtttgcaaaatattttccatttcCGTCCTGTGGGAGTTCGAGATGGGGCACAGTAGCACTATGTTGGTTATTCCTCTAATTGGAGAATGGAGGTCGGCGGTAGCAGTTGATTCAGTAGCATCTGCATGCACTGGGAATTCTTGACTGAATTACTGCCTTTCTTTTTTGGGAGAACTTCATTCAAACACTTTGGCTTGGGGTTCTGTGAGTTTCTGCTTAAGAAGCCTTAATGAAGGTGCCAGACTTTCCTGTCCCTAAAGTTAACGGCTGGCGTCCTTTGCTGCGTCTTAAGGCCCTTTTGAAAGGCCGACAAAATCCCACGGGTAATATCATAATCAATGAATACAAAGGAGCATACTTCTGGTGTTTTGGTTTGGAGACTAAATGCATTTGAATGTTTGTGGTTATTGTTTGCTagttttgtttgtctttgaatAAAGAAGTTCATTAAGAGCGGTGGATGTGAATCTTTTAGGGGTAAACAAATCTAAACAACTTAATGGCTAACTCTTTCAGGGGCTAAAGCCTCTGAGATTTAAATTTTCCCGGACCACAAGAACATAACGCAGCTGCTTGTTTGGTGATCGAGATCTAATTGCAGGTGAAATAGCCAGACAGCTAAATTTATTCAGTTGTAAAAAGATTGACATCACATTGTGTCGTAAACTATCGTTTGTAGTAAGTGGAATGTTGATCCTTTAGTGGTTGGATTTCTTTTTAAATCCAGATAAAGATAACGAGAAGGCAAGAACCTGACTGGCAAGTTT
This window of the Acropora muricata isolate sample 2 chromosome 14, ASM3666990v1, whole genome shotgun sequence genome carries:
- the LOC136899150 gene encoding coiled-coil domain-containing protein 152-like; its protein translation is MLFQVFRMTQNAKVKRVCLDNLLQDFTLWQKNLRDAVHENNCLQMEIRSVTKKLQSSEEAEKIAIQEAGKFKDMVDKLQEIISKRCDEEDENEKLKTEIAQLKNKLRKIEEEHKKQISEGLKNLETADLNHKEEIQRIKKETLQENRGEISRLQELVKKKEGEAQQLNKQLADANHANHNEIVKLHLEYDAKLQKLQRNRIKPQSAQTSNANNEIFRKKLQFAKAEAQKEIAALKTKISELERKLQSAQQMPAARRKRF